The following proteins are co-located in the Halocatena salina genome:
- a CDS encoding Gfo/Idh/MocA family protein has translation MERITLGIIGCGTISDVYFETATEFDCLEVVACADLATERAEAKADQYGCRVLPTDALLADPEVDVAVVLTPPSTHGDLLIRALENDTHAYTEKPLATSMTQGREIVRTAREKDLLVGSAPDTVLGSGLQTCRDVLEAGRIGDPVGAVASWATSGHEHWHPDPDFYYQEGGGPLFDMGPYYLTALVALLGPARAVAGTTTKATDERTITSEPRWGETIDVTVPTHETGTVTFENGTVGTVMMSFDVWETSVTGFEIYGTEGTLQLTNPNRFDGTPRVRVQGVDEVQEISVTRNQSRHQRGLGLLDLAYALTTDWHHRTSAALALHVLDIMTGIRDSGAENEYIELSSTLERPPAVPDDFPDP, from the coding sequence ATGGAACGGATTACCCTCGGTATTATCGGGTGTGGAACGATCAGCGACGTGTATTTCGAGACCGCAACTGAGTTCGACTGTCTCGAAGTCGTGGCTTGTGCCGATTTGGCGACCGAACGGGCCGAAGCAAAGGCGGATCAGTATGGGTGTCGCGTTCTCCCGACCGATGCGTTGCTCGCCGACCCGGAGGTCGATGTCGCGGTAGTCCTGACGCCGCCCTCGACGCACGGGGATCTCCTCATACGAGCGCTGGAAAACGATACGCACGCGTACACTGAGAAGCCGTTGGCGACCTCGATGACCCAAGGGAGGGAGATCGTCCGGACGGCGCGGGAAAAGGACCTCCTCGTTGGGAGTGCTCCCGACACCGTCCTCGGAAGCGGGCTACAGACGTGTCGGGACGTGCTCGAAGCGGGCCGGATCGGTGATCCGGTCGGTGCTGTCGCATCCTGGGCGACCTCCGGTCACGAACACTGGCATCCAGATCCGGACTTCTACTACCAAGAGGGTGGTGGTCCGCTGTTCGATATGGGACCGTACTACCTCACGGCGCTCGTCGCGCTCCTCGGTCCTGCGCGTGCAGTCGCAGGCACCACGACCAAAGCGACTGACGAACGGACGATCACCAGCGAGCCCCGATGGGGGGAAACGATCGACGTGACGGTACCGACCCACGAGACCGGAACGGTCACGTTCGAAAACGGGACCGTCGGAACGGTGATGATGAGTTTCGACGTCTGGGAAACGTCGGTGACGGGCTTTGAGATCTACGGGACGGAGGGTACTCTTCAACTCACCAATCCCAACCGGTTCGATGGTACGCCTCGCGTCCGTGTTCAGGGCGTAGACGAGGTACAGGAGATCTCGGTGACCCGCAACCAGTCGAGACATCAACGCGGTCTCGGGTTGTTGGATCTTGCCTATGCCCTCACGACTGACTGGCACCACCGAACCAGCGCGGCGTTGGCGCTCCACGTGCTCGACATCATGACAGGGATCCGCGATTCGGGGGCGGAAAACGAGTATATCGAGCTCTCGAGTACGCTCGAACGACCGCCGGCCGTTCCGGACGACTTCCCCGATCCCTAA
- a CDS encoding right-handed parallel beta-helix repeat-containing protein: MVGDDVPSSIETDHTAATPVTRRRVLLGGAGLLAGIVGTASASSHDAEVYQTGSTWYATNGGTVYSGGSYRDAIQAAVDSLTDGRTTKEKVLIKNSGTFTATESLKSVRLDSYTVIDHSGTIFVDDTGEDLVVPFEAENVHSVEIQNLRVEGNPRYGLWIKSCSDVALGTIEMSLHETTDIGLGIRVDDSGGSGRTRQFSLEYASIEGAAHHAVETYGVDGVDIGTVETVDTGGCGLLLNDTTDATVGTVNATRADQGGGYAGFRCANDCGPNVSLGELRAIDCGRGLFTVSGSHGITVSNVYIEGCESGALIQDTQNTTVDGGTITGNVGEGIRIDSRSSDAHPHTRDVTVRNLQIDNNDYGVYETGPDTEENRILNNNFCDNATAAIETYATTTEVTGNTFC, encoded by the coding sequence ATGGTGGGAGATGACGTACCATCCAGTATCGAGACCGATCACACAGCCGCCACCCCGGTTACGCGTCGGCGCGTTCTACTCGGGGGGGCCGGACTCCTCGCCGGGATCGTTGGGACGGCGAGTGCGAGCAGTCACGACGCCGAAGTGTACCAAACGGGTAGTACGTGGTACGCTACGAACGGCGGGACGGTGTATTCGGGGGGAAGCTACCGGGACGCGATCCAGGCCGCAGTCGACAGTCTCACCGATGGACGGACGACGAAGGAGAAGGTACTCATCAAAAACTCCGGAACGTTCACCGCCACGGAGTCGCTCAAGTCCGTCAGGCTCGACAGCTACACGGTCATCGATCACAGCGGCACGATCTTCGTCGATGACACGGGCGAGGATCTCGTCGTTCCGTTCGAGGCCGAAAACGTCCACTCGGTCGAAATCCAGAACCTCCGCGTCGAGGGCAATCCCCGGTATGGGCTCTGGATCAAGAGCTGTTCGGACGTGGCGCTTGGCACCATCGAAATGTCGCTGCATGAGACGACCGACATCGGTCTGGGGATCCGCGTCGACGACAGCGGTGGGTCCGGACGGACACGGCAGTTCAGTCTCGAATACGCATCGATCGAGGGTGCTGCTCATCACGCGGTCGAGACGTACGGCGTTGACGGCGTCGATATCGGCACCGTGGAGACGGTCGATACGGGGGGCTGTGGACTGCTGTTGAACGACACGACCGACGCGACCGTAGGAACCGTAAACGCCACGCGTGCGGATCAGGGGGGCGGGTACGCCGGCTTCCGGTGTGCCAACGACTGCGGTCCGAACGTCTCTCTCGGAGAGTTACGGGCCATCGATTGTGGCCGTGGGCTGTTCACCGTTTCAGGCAGCCACGGCATCACCGTCTCGAACGTCTACATCGAGGGCTGTGAATCGGGCGCACTCATTCAAGACACGCAGAACACGACCGTCGACGGCGGCACCATCACGGGCAACGTGGGCGAAGGGATCCGCATCGACTCGCGCAGTTCCGATGCCCATCCCCACACGCGCGACGTCACGGTCCGAAATCTCCAGATCGACAACAACGACTACGGCGTCTACGAAACTGGACCGGACACCGAAGAGAACAGGATCCTGAACAACAACTTCTGTGACAACGCCACGGCCGCCATCGAAACGTACGCCACCACCACCGAAGTCACCGGCAACACGTTCTGTTGA
- a CDS encoding zinc-dependent alcohol dehydrogenase: protein MKQIVQTGPETVEVQQGNRPSPDPNEVLVRVHTAGLCGSDAHAYRYDGGYEWIPIPRIMGHEYSGEVVAVGDGVTSVSTGQRVVEEPIHHCGDCFQCDNGQENVCQNFSITGMHRDGAYAEYTVVEPQHLHSIPDGVDLGTAAITEPTSIAARAVFDRSSVTPGDTVLVEGPGPIGSLIACIADSMGANVLVSGLGQDTTDRLPRLASIDIDTVDVESESLEELVDERTDGLGFDVVFDTTGHRSGIETAVDVTRKGGQVVVVGLPGDPSSLFMTPIVRSEIEVNTSYGSTWTNFEQALRLMENGAIDPDNVVDTSFSVSEPAAAFEAFLDSKTIKPLFNFDEA from the coding sequence ATGAAACAGATCGTTCAAACCGGTCCAGAAACCGTAGAGGTACAGCAAGGAAACCGTCCATCGCCCGATCCAAACGAGGTGTTGGTCCGTGTTCACACAGCTGGACTGTGTGGCAGTGACGCCCACGCTTACAGATACGACGGAGGGTACGAATGGATTCCCATTCCGCGGATCATGGGTCATGAATACTCCGGAGAAGTCGTCGCGGTCGGAGATGGGGTGACGAGCGTTTCGACCGGCCAGCGTGTCGTCGAGGAACCGATCCACCACTGTGGCGATTGCTTCCAGTGTGACAACGGTCAAGAAAACGTCTGTCAGAACTTCTCAATCACTGGAATGCACCGGGATGGGGCGTACGCGGAGTACACGGTCGTCGAACCCCAACACCTGCATTCGATTCCCGACGGTGTCGACCTCGGTACAGCGGCGATCACGGAGCCGACCAGTATTGCCGCTCGAGCGGTGTTCGATCGGTCGAGTGTGACGCCCGGCGATACGGTGCTCGTCGAGGGACCCGGTCCCATCGGCTCGCTAATCGCGTGTATCGCCGACTCGATGGGTGCGAACGTGCTCGTCTCCGGTCTCGGGCAGGACACCACGGACCGGCTGCCTCGGTTGGCCTCGATCGATATCGATACGGTCGACGTGGAATCGGAGTCGCTCGAAGAACTGGTCGACGAACGAACCGATGGACTCGGGTTCGATGTCGTCTTCGATACCACCGGCCACCGGAGCGGTATCGAAACAGCTGTCGACGTCACCCGGAAAGGCGGACAGGTCGTCGTCGTCGGGCTGCCCGGCGACCCCAGCTCCCTGTTTATGACGCCCATCGTTCGGAGTGAAATCGAGGTGAACACGTCCTACGGATCGACGTGGACGAACTTCGAACAGGCGCTCCGACTGATGGAAAACGGCGCGATCGATCCAGACAACGTCGTCGATACGTCCTTCTCGGTGTCCGAACCGGCGGCTGCCTTCGAGGCGTTCCTCGATTCGAAAACCATCAAACCTCTATTCAACTTCGACGAGGCGTAA
- a CDS encoding glycoside hydrolase family 4, which yields MHELGLYDGAASASELKIGYVGGGSQGWAHTLINDLGQCSDLSGEVALYDVDYEAAERNAEFGNRVMERTDAVGDWRFEAYREMDAALSDSDFVVCSVQDPPEETFKHDLDVPQEYGIYQTVGDTVGPGGTIRALRAIPQYREIAATVREECPDAWVINYTNPMTVCTRALYAEFPDINAIGLCHEVHPFQELFAEIAERYVETAEDVDREEIDVTVKGINHFTWIDAADWAGHDLYDYLDEELERRKPLPGYEPGDMAGESYWSNHFQIAFDLYDRFGVLGAAGDRHLAEFVPWYLSIDAPEEIQRWGIRLTPSSARVGGESPDKMMTTRVDEFEFTESGEEAIEIMRALLGIEPFKTHLNYPNEGQISDLPEDVVVETNALLTGKGVTPLCAGGLPDEIHSMVKRHVTNQETLIEAGFEGDLDRAFRAFLNDPLVTLKREHAAELFARLVEIEREYFTDYDLRNATVVE from the coding sequence ATGCACGAGTTAGGGCTCTACGATGGAGCAGCCTCTGCGTCGGAACTGAAGATCGGCTACGTCGGTGGGGGAAGCCAAGGGTGGGCACACACGCTCATCAACGATCTAGGCCAGTGTTCGGATCTCAGCGGAGAGGTCGCCCTGTACGACGTCGACTACGAAGCGGCCGAACGAAACGCCGAATTCGGCAACCGCGTGATGGAACGGACGGACGCAGTCGGTGACTGGCGATTCGAGGCGTATCGAGAGATGGACGCCGCGCTATCGGATTCGGATTTCGTCGTCTGCTCGGTCCAGGACCCACCCGAAGAAACGTTCAAACACGATCTCGACGTGCCCCAAGAGTACGGCATCTACCAGACCGTAGGCGATACGGTCGGTCCCGGTGGAACGATACGGGCGCTGCGAGCCATTCCTCAGTACCGGGAGATCGCTGCCACAGTCCGCGAAGAATGTCCCGATGCGTGGGTGATCAACTACACCAATCCGATGACGGTCTGTACCCGCGCGCTGTACGCGGAGTTTCCCGACATCAACGCCATCGGCCTCTGTCATGAGGTTCACCCGTTTCAAGAGCTATTTGCAGAAATCGCAGAGCGGTACGTCGAGACGGCCGAGGACGTCGACCGCGAGGAGATCGACGTGACCGTCAAGGGTATCAACCATTTCACGTGGATCGACGCGGCCGATTGGGCCGGTCACGATCTGTACGACTATCTTGACGAGGAACTCGAACGCCGCAAACCACTCCCCGGCTACGAACCCGGCGACATGGCGGGTGAGTCCTACTGGAGCAACCATTTCCAGATCGCGTTCGACTTGTACGATCGGTTCGGCGTACTCGGTGCGGCGGGCGACCGACACCTCGCGGAGTTCGTTCCGTGGTATCTCTCTATCGATGCACCCGAAGAGATCCAGCGCTGGGGGATTCGGCTTACACCCAGTTCTGCCCGCGTCGGTGGGGAATCCCCCGACAAGATGATGACCACTCGCGTGGACGAATTCGAATTCACCGAGTCGGGTGAAGAAGCCATCGAGATCATGCGCGCGCTGTTGGGCATCGAACCGTTCAAAACCCACCTTAACTACCCTAACGAAGGACAGATCAGCGATCTTCCGGAAGACGTAGTTGTCGAAACGAACGCCTTGCTCACTGGAAAAGGCGTTACGCCGCTGTGTGCTGGCGGTCTACCCGACGAGATCCACAGCATGGTCAAGCGCCACGTCACCAACCAAGAGACGCTCATCGAAGCCGGATTCGAGGGTGATCTCGATCGTGCGTTCCGAGCGTTCCTTAACGATCCACTCGTGACACTCAAACGCGAACACGCAGCAGAGCTGTTCGCTCGGCTCGTCGAGATCGAGCGCGAATATTTCACCGACTACGATCTCCGGAACGCGACGGTCGTGGAGTGA
- a CDS encoding rhamnogalacturonan lyase, translating into MNDRETDAEQAFGSRLNRRSFVSLSGVVLATSFLGTSGAATGPRNEDSLRQMESLDRGMVAVPTDEGVLVRWRLLGTDPDRIGFHLFRDGTKVNRAPIRDRTNYLDPDGTTSSTYSLRPIGVDESTHTTTVWDRSYREIPLNKPSETVGHNGETVTYSANDASVGDLTGDGSYDIVLKWTPSNAKDNAHEGHTENVYLDGYQLDGTFMWRIDLGRNIRAGAHYTPYLVYDFDGDGVAEIAVRTSDAAVDGTGTVIGDPDADYRNETGRILTGPEYLTVFDGETGAERATVDYRPARGNVSDWGDSYGNRVDRFLAGVAYLDGERPSILMTRGYYEKTMLAAFDFRDGELTERWVFDSDDPGNGAYAGQGNHQLSVADVDDDGHDEIVYGAMVVDHDGTGLYSTGWGHGDALHVGDFDPDRPGLEVFQVHEPTTAPYGASFRDAETGELIWGQHTGEDTGRGMIADIDPTHRGAEAWGWGVDTHTVDGTSIADPVPSANFGIWWTGDLQRELLDHDWDDDAEIGVGKIDRWNHETEELETLLTFEGTYSNNYTKGTPCLSADILGDWREEVLWRTEDSSALRIYATTHPTEHRIPTLMHDSQYRTSVAWQNAGYNQPPHPSFYIGTGMDDLPTLNIEPAHDEDPKR; encoded by the coding sequence ATGAATGACAGAGAGACGGATGCAGAACAAGCGTTCGGGAGTCGCCTTAATCGGCGTTCGTTCGTCAGCCTATCGGGAGTGGTGTTAGCTACAAGTTTTCTCGGAACGAGCGGCGCTGCGACTGGGCCACGAAATGAAGATTCACTCCGGCAGATGGAGTCGCTCGATCGGGGGATGGTGGCGGTGCCAACGGATGAAGGTGTGTTGGTCCGCTGGCGGCTCCTCGGAACGGATCCCGATCGGATCGGGTTTCACCTGTTTCGCGATGGGACGAAGGTAAACCGTGCGCCGATCCGCGATCGCACGAACTATCTCGATCCCGATGGAACGACGTCCTCGACGTACTCGTTGCGTCCCATCGGCGTCGATGAGTCCACCCACACGACGACCGTCTGGGATCGGAGCTACCGGGAGATCCCGCTGAACAAGCCGTCTGAAACGGTCGGCCACAACGGGGAAACGGTGACCTACAGCGCCAACGACGCCAGCGTGGGCGATCTCACCGGCGATGGAAGCTACGACATCGTGCTCAAATGGACGCCGTCGAACGCCAAGGACAACGCTCACGAGGGACACACCGAGAACGTGTATCTCGATGGCTACCAGCTCGACGGCACGTTCATGTGGCGGATCGATCTCGGGCGGAACATCCGCGCAGGAGCGCATTACACGCCGTATCTCGTCTACGATTTCGATGGCGACGGCGTCGCGGAGATCGCTGTACGAACGTCGGATGCCGCTGTTGACGGCACTGGCACGGTCATCGGTGATCCGGATGCCGACTACCGCAACGAGACGGGACGGATCCTAACGGGACCAGAGTATCTCACCGTGTTCGATGGGGAGACGGGAGCCGAACGCGCGACCGTCGACTACCGACCGGCGCGAGGCAACGTTTCGGACTGGGGTGACAGCTACGGCAACCGTGTCGATCGGTTCCTCGCGGGTGTCGCGTATCTGGACGGCGAGCGGCCGAGTATCCTCATGACCCGTGGATACTACGAAAAAACCATGTTGGCGGCGTTCGACTTCCGGGATGGTGAACTCACCGAGCGATGGGTGTTCGACAGCGATGATCCCGGCAACGGCGCGTACGCCGGACAAGGCAATCACCAGCTCAGCGTCGCGGACGTCGATGACGACGGGCACGATGAGATCGTTTACGGTGCGATGGTCGTCGATCACGACGGCACGGGGCTGTACTCGACCGGCTGGGGCCACGGCGATGCGCTCCACGTCGGTGATTTCGATCCCGACCGCCCGGGACTGGAGGTTTTTCAGGTTCACGAACCGACGACCGCACCGTACGGTGCGTCGTTCCGGGACGCCGAAACCGGCGAGCTGATCTGGGGACAACACACCGGCGAAGACACGGGCCGAGGGATGATCGCCGACATCGATCCGACCCACCGGGGAGCCGAAGCGTGGGGATGGGGTGTCGACACGCACACCGTTGATGGAACGTCGATCGCCGATCCCGTCCCATCAGCCAACTTCGGCATCTGGTGGACGGGCGATCTCCAGCGGGAACTCCTCGATCACGACTGGGACGACGACGCCGAAATCGGGGTCGGCAAGATCGACCGGTGGAACCACGAGACGGAAGAACTGGAGACTCTACTCACCTTCGAGGGGACGTATTCGAATAATTATACGAAGGGAACTCCGTGTCTGTCGGCCGACATTCTCGGGGATTGGCGCGAGGAGGTGCTCTGGCGGACCGAAGACAGCAGTGCGCTTCGGATCTATGCGACGACACACCCGACCGAACACAGGATACCCACTCTGATGCACGATTCTCAGTATCGGACGAGCGTGGCATGGCAGAACGCAGGGTATAACCAACCACCGCATCCGAGTTTCTACATCGGAACCGGCATGGACGACCTGCCGACGTTGAACATCGAACCAGCCCACGACGAGGATCCAAAGCGGTAG
- a CDS encoding GDSL-type esterase/lipase family protein codes for MRRDRLEFHNVGECRAVEEGVVLQRVPERVRTALNEGAQTRMVHPAGVELRFVPDDSVSVTLSTNPTDRATESIVRVFWGSIQSTETFVIGPEPTTIELSIPEPLTDIRPEKREPLAYDPHVCRLVLPGEHRGAHVCYHGVEGDRRPPTEAELPDQRYLAYGTSITEGEAAVAEHLTYVNQTARRLGVDPINLGSCGTAYCDRAMADHIAARDDWDIATLALSVNMVDRFSVEEFRERTTYMIDRIAAANPDATIACITIYPNARDVRMSVDGERCEQFRQALRDTVADIDNVSLFEGPEILPDIGGLTTDLVHPGDNAMIRMSENLADTLEAVR; via the coding sequence ATGCGACGCGACAGACTCGAGTTTCACAACGTAGGCGAGTGCCGGGCGGTCGAAGAGGGAGTGGTCCTCCAGCGCGTTCCCGAACGCGTTCGAACGGCGTTGAACGAAGGAGCACAGACGAGGATGGTTCATCCCGCGGGCGTCGAACTTCGGTTCGTGCCCGACGACTCTGTCTCGGTAACGCTCTCGACGAACCCAACCGACCGCGCCACGGAGAGCATCGTGCGCGTGTTTTGGGGATCGATCCAGAGCACTGAGACGTTCGTGATCGGACCCGAACCGACGACCATCGAGCTGTCCATTCCGGAACCGCTCACGGACATCCGTCCCGAAAAACGGGAACCGCTCGCGTACGATCCCCACGTCTGCCGGCTCGTACTCCCCGGCGAACACCGGGGAGCCCACGTCTGCTATCACGGTGTCGAGGGAGACAGGCGGCCACCCACCGAGGCGGAGCTTCCCGATCAGAGGTATCTGGCGTACGGAACCTCCATCACGGAGGGAGAAGCCGCGGTGGCCGAGCACCTCACCTACGTCAACCAGACTGCCCGCCGCCTCGGTGTGGACCCGATCAATCTCGGCTCCTGTGGCACGGCGTACTGCGATCGAGCGATGGCCGACCACATCGCTGCCCGCGACGACTGGGACATAGCGACGCTCGCGCTGTCGGTCAACATGGTCGATCGGTTTTCGGTTGAGGAGTTCCGCGAACGCACGACCTACATGATCGACAGGATCGCTGCTGCCAACCCCGATGCGACGATCGCGTGTATCACCATCTATCCGAACGCACGGGACGTTCGTATGAGTGTCGACGGAGAACGCTGTGAACAGTTCCGGCAGGCGCTCAGAGACACTGTTGCCGACATCGACAACGTCTCCCTGTTCGAGGGACCGGAGATCTTACCCGACATCGGTGGACTCACGACCGACCTCGTCCACCCGGGCGACAACGCGATGATCCGGATGAGCGAAAACCTCGCCGATACACTCGAAGCCGTTCGCTGA